A genomic region of Pyrus communis chromosome 14, drPyrComm1.1, whole genome shotgun sequence contains the following coding sequences:
- the LOC137716489 gene encoding monofunctional riboflavin biosynthesis protein RIBA 3, chloroplastic has protein sequence MDSARAPHPLFPYILSSSSLHRSLAVRQCLFRQSWLNPTCWAIGVSESSVGAAGNNLFGDANYLKGSENGSLLGGLDESASAGPFGTLDAEITPETVDFFVSDAEGDPDCPSDGYSSIEQALNTLRQGKFVIVVDDENGGVEGNLVMAALFANPKNVAFMIKQGSGIVSVGMMEEDLERLELPLMSPETEDEDSSAPTFTITVDAKVGTSTGVSAADRAKTVAALSSNDSKPKDFRRPGHVFPLKYRNGGVLRRAGHTEASVDLVVLAGLRPVSVLSAVVDANDGSMASLSNLRTLSLEHSIPIVSITDLIRYRRKREKLVERKAVSRLPTKWGLFQAYCYRSKLDGTEHVAVVKGSIGNGQDVLVRVHSECLTGDIFGSARCDCGNQLDLAMQLIEQAGRGVVVYLRGHEGRGIGLGHKLQAYNLQDQGHDTVQANIELGLSVDSREYGIGAQILRDIGVRTMRLMTNNPAKFTGLKGYGLAVIGRVPVLTPITEENKTYLETKRTKMGHVYGSDIQGLSDGLFINPNVNDQGLPESGNSEGSNYT, from the exons ATGGACTCTGCTCGAGCTCCTCACCCCCTCTTCCCTTATATCCTCTCTAGCTCAAG CTTGCATCGATCTCTTGCAGTTCGTCAATGTCTGTTCAGGCAGAGTTGGTTAAATCCGACTTGTTGGGCTATTGGGGTGTCTGAAAGTAGTGTAGGAGCAGCTGGGAATAACCTCTTTGGTGATGCTAATTATTTGAAGGGGAGTGAAAATGGTTCTCTGTTGGGTGGGTTAGATGAGTCAGCTTCGGCAGGACCATTTGGGACGTTGGATGCGGAGATCACACCGGAGACCGTTGATTTCTTTGTTAGTGATGCTGAGGGTGACCCTGATTGCCCATCTGACGGCTACTCTTCCATAGAGCAGGCGCTTAACACATTACGCCAAGGAAAG TTTGTGATTGTTGTAGATGATGAAAATGGGGGAGTTGAAGGAAACCTAGTCATGGCCGCGTTGTTTGCGAACCCGAAAAACGTAGCGTTCATGATCAAGCAGGGGTCTGGGATTGTCTCAGTAGGCATGATGGAGGAGGATCTTGAAAGATTGGAGCTTCCTCTCATGTCACCAGAGACTGAAGATGAAGACTCTTCTGCTCCCACATTCACAATTACAGTG GATGCAAAAGTTGGAACATCAACCGGAGTCTCAGCTGCAGACAGGGCAAAAACTGTGGCTGCTCTATCATCTAATGATTCTAAACCGAAGGACTTCAGAAGGCCTGGCCATGTGTTTCCCCTCAAGTACCGAAACGGCGGGGTTCTTAGGAGAGCCGGTCACACTGAGGCTTCAGTTGATCTCGTTGTTCTGGCCGGCTTAAGGCCGGTGTCTGTTCTTTCAGCAGTAGTTGATGCCAATGACGGCTCTATGGCCTCTTTATCCAATTTGAGGACATTGTCGTTGGAGCATTCCATTCCAATTGTCTCCATTACTGATTTGATCAG GTACAGGAGAAAGAGGGAAAAATTAGTTGAAAGAAAAGCCGTTTCGCGTCTACCTACGAAATGGGGTCTATTTCAAGCCTATTGCTATCGCTCGAAGCTAGACGGAACAGAACATGTTGCAGTTGTAAAG GGAAGCATTGGAAATGGACAAGATGTGCTAGTAAGAGTGCATTCGGAGTGTTTGACAGGAGATATTTTCGGATCAGCGCGGTGTGACTGTGGAAACCAGTTGGATTTGGCAATGCAGCTAATCGAACAAGCCGGTCGAGGAGTCGTTGTGTACCTCAGAGGTCATGAAGGAAGAGGCATTGGTCTAGGTCACAAACTTCAAGCCTATAATCTGCAGGATCAAGGCCATGACACCGTCCAGGCCAACATAGAACTCGGACTATCTGTTGATTCTCGTGAATATGGGATCGGTGCCCAG ATATTGAGAGACATAGGTGTCCGAACGATGAGGCTAATGACGAACAACCCGGCAAAGTTCACCGGTCTAAAGGGATACGGGTTGGCCGTGATCGGGAGGGTTCCGGTTTTGACACCAATCACTGAGGAAAACAAGACCtacttggaaacaaaaagaacaaagatGGGACATGTTTACGGTTCTGATATTCAAGGACTTTCAGATGGATTGTTCATCAACCCTAATGTAAATGACCAAGGTCTGCCGGAATCAGGAAATAGTGAAGGTTCAAATTATACGTAG
- the LOC137715669 gene encoding UDP-galactose/UDP-glucose transporter 5B-like — MAETTSLPGAPQPSKLWKGVFAVAGIMTTLVTYGVLQEKIMRVPYGDDKAFFKYSLFLVFCNRITTSAVSAGVLWARKKALDPVAPVYKYGLVSISNILTTTCQYEALKYVSFPVQTLAKCAKMIPVMVWGTIIMQKKYSVPHYFLAFLVTVGCSIFILYPAGSADIGPSDIYGRGRENTIWGISLMIGYLGFDGFTSTFQDKLFKGYDMEIHNQIFYTTFCSCVLSMTGLLLQGQLLPAIHFVASHNGCFFDIALLSTVATASQFFISYTIRTFGALTFATIMTTRQLASIMLSCLWFSHPLSWEQWMGAAIVFGSLYAKSFLRTDPSPSQQIQNGASSPVKGIP, encoded by the exons ATGGCCGAAACAACGTCGTTGCCGGGCGCTCCGCAGCCGAGCAAGCTGTGGAAAGGGGTTTTCGCGGTGGCCGGAATCATGACCACGCTCGTCACCTACGGCGTTCTCCAG GAGAAGATCATGAGAGTGCCTTACGGCGACGACAAGGCGTTTTTCAAGTACTCGCTTTTCCTCGTCTTCTGCAACCGCATCACGACGTCGGCCGTCTCCGCCGGAGTTTTGTGGGCCAGAAAGAAGGCACTGGATCCTGTGGCTCCGGTTTACAAGTACGGCCTCGTATCGATTTCAAACATACTAACCACTACATGTCAGTACGAG GCTCTCAAATACGTCAGCTTTCCGGTTCAAACGCTTGCGAAATGCGCCAAGATGATACCTGTGATG GTTTGGGGCACTATCATTATGCAAAAGAAATATAGTGTACCGCACTATTTTCTGGCATTTCTAGTGACAGTGGGCTGTTCAATATTCATTCTATATCCG GCAGGATCTGCTGACATTGGTCCATCTGATATATacggaagaggaagagaaaataCCATTTGGGGCATTTCTCTTATGATTGGTTATCTTGG GTTTGACGGCTTTACAAGCACGTTCCAAGATAAGCTATTTAAGGGATATGATATGGAGATACACAATCAAATATTTTACACCACATTCTGTTCTTGTGTTCTCAGCATGACAG GTCTTCTACTACAAGGGCAACTTCTGCCAGCAATTCATTTTGTTGCTAGTCACAATGGTTGTTTTTTCGACATTGCATTGCTTTCCACT GTAGCAACAGCGAGCcagttttttatttcttacacaaTTCGCACTTTTGGTGCTCTCACGTTTGCCACAATAATGACCACAAGACAG CTGGCCAGCATTATGTTGTCATGCTTGTGGTTTTCGCACCCCCTTAGCTGGGAACAGTGGATGGGAGCC GCTATTGTCTTTGGTTCCCTATATGCGAAAAGCTTCTTGAGAACGGATCCTTCACCTTCCCAACAAATTCAGAATGGAGCTTCGAGTCCTGTGAAGGGGATCCCTTGA
- the LOC137716138 gene encoding 11S globulin seed storage protein Ana o 2.0101-like, which yields MELDLSPKLAKKVYGGDGGSYFAWSPSELPMLREGNIGAAKLALEKDGFALPKYSDSNQVAYVLQGTGVVGIVLPEKEEKVLPVKKGDAIALPFGVVTWWYNKEDTEFVVLFLGDTSKAHKRGEFTDFYLNGSNAIFTGFSTEFVGRAWDLEESVVKTLVGKQSGKGIVKLSGAKLPEPKKEHRDGMTLNCEEAPLDVDIKDGGRVVVLNTKNLPLVGEVGLGADLVRLDGSAMCSPGFSCDSALQVTYIVRGSGRVQVVGVDGKRVLETTIKAGNLFIVPRFFVVSKIADPEGLEWFSIITTPNPIFTHLAGSIGCWKALSPQVLQAAFNVDSETEKLFRSKRTCDAIFFPPPK from the exons ATGGAGCTTGATCTTTCACCCAAGTTGGCCAAGAAGGTGTACGGCGGCGATGGCGGGTCCTACTTTGCCTGGTCCCCGTCGGAGCTTCCCATGCTCCGTGAAGGTAACATCGGCGCCGCCAAGCTCGCTCTGGAGAAGGACGGGTTCGCTCTCCCCAAGTACTCTGACTCCAACCAGGTCGCCTATGTCCTCCAAG GTACTGGTGTAGTCGGAATTGTCCTCCCGGAGAAGGAAGAGAAGGTTCTTCCAGTTAAGAAGGGTGATGCGATTGCCCTCCCTTTCGGAGTTGTGACTTGGTGGTACAACAAGGAGGACACCGAGTTCGTTGTTCTTTTCTTGGGCGACACTTCAAAAGCTCACAAGAGGGGTGAGTTTACCGACTTCTATCTCAACGGCTCCAACGCCATTTTCACCGGCTTCTCAACCGAGTTTGTTGGTCGGGCATGGGATTTGGAGGAGAGTGTTGTGAAGACTCTCGTTGGCAAGCAGTCTGGCAAGGGCATTGTCAAGCTCAGCGGAGCTAAGTTGCCCGAGCCAAAGAAGGAACACCGCGATGGCATGACGTTGAACTGCGAAGAGGCCCCCTTGGATGTTGACATTAAGGATGGTGGAAGAGTTGTGGTCTTGAATACCAAAAACCTTCCTTTGGTCGGTGAGGTTGGGCTCGGTGCTGACCTCGTGAGGTTGGACGGGAGTGCCATGTGCTCCCCTGGATTTTCTTGTGACTCGGCTCTGCAGGTGACTTATATTGTTAGGGGCAGCGGCCGTGTCCAGGTTGTTGGTGTCGACGGTAAGAGGGTGTTGGAAACTACCATCAAAGCCGGTAATCTCTTCATCGTTCCTCGGTTCTTTGTTGTGTCAAAGATTGCTGATCCGGAGGGCTTGGAATGGTTTTCTATCATCACTACGCCCAA CCCGATATTCACCCACTTGGCTGGAAGCATTGGATGCTGGAAGGCTCTATCTCCGCAGGTGCTCCAGGCTGCGTTCAATGTGGATTCGGAAACAGAGAAACTCTTCCGTTCGAAGAGGACTTGTGATGCAATCTTCTTCCCTCCACCCAAGTGA
- the LOC137716570 gene encoding putative pentatricopeptide repeat-containing protein At1g12700, mitochondrial, whose product MLQMRPLPSVVRFNQVLTQVAKLKHYSAVISLNDQMGLLGIGPNAYTLNIIINCFCHLSQMGFCLSVLGKFFKLGFEPTVVTFNTLINGFLLEDREADAVGILNKMMESGNCKPDVFTFNILVKGFCMKGNNVGAMQLLKRMEQGACNPNIVLYNTIINSLCKDTLVVDALKLFSKMTSKGIAPNVITYNTLIHGVCKLGEWKEVVKLFNEMVSKGIFPDVFTFNVLVDTLCKEGLVGEAKSKVEMMTQRDIEPNMFTYNSLMDGYCLRGEMDEAKEVFDIMLSKGFVADTHSYNILINGYCKHKGIDEAWILFLEMSGGGLVPNTVTYNTLIDGFCKRGRIHDAQKLFATMQVCGQLPDVQTYAILLDGLCKDQQLSKAIELFEEMKGKRLDPNIVVYSILIEGLCISGKVECAKDLFSSLFSKGLQPNVRTFTIMITGLCNAGLISEVENLFTEMEEKGCSPDGCAYNTIIRGFFKKNETSRAMRLIHEMVERGWFADASTT is encoded by the coding sequence ATGCTTCAAATGCGTCCTCTGCCTTCCGTTGTCCGTTTCAATCAAGTATTGACTCAAGTCGCCAAGTTGAAGCATTACTCGGCAGTCATCTCGTTGAATGATCAAATGGGTCTGTTGGGAATTGGTCCTAATGCTTACACTCTAAACATTATCATTAATTGCTTTTGTCATCTGAGCCAAATGGGGTTTTGTTTGTCTGTCTTGGGAAAATTCTTCAAACTGGGTTTTGAACCGACTGTGGTGACCTTCAACACATTAATCAACGGCTTCCTTCTCGAGGATAGAGAGGCTGATGCTGTCGGGATTTTGAATAAAATGATGGAGAGTGGTAATTGTAAGCCCGATGTGTTTACATTCAACATACTAGTTAAGGGTTTTTGCATGAAGGGTAACAACGTTGGAGCTATGCAATTGCTTAAGAGGATGGAACAAGGAGCTTGCAACCCTAACATAGTTTTGTATAACACGATTATCAACAGCCTCTGTAAAGATACTCTGGTTGTGGATGCATTGAAACTCTTCTCAAAAATGACAAGTAAAGGTATTGCTCCTAATGTCATCACCTATAACACTTTGATTCATGGAGTATGCAAATTAGGGGAGTGGAAAGAAGTAGTGAAGTTGTTTAATGAAATGGTGAGCAAAGGTATCTTTCCAGATGTGTTCACCTTCAATGTCTTAGTAGATACACTTTGCAAGGAGGGGTTGGTTGGGGAAGCAAAAAGCAAGGTTGAAATGATGACTCAAAGAGATATTGAGCCTAACATGTTTACATATAATTCGCTTATGGATGGTTATTGCTTGCGAGGAGAAATGGACGAGGCAAAAGAAGTCTTTGACATAATGCTTAGCAAGGGGTTCGTGGCTGATACTCATAGTTACAACATACTGATAAACGGCTATTGTAAGCATAAAGGGATAGACGAGGCTTGGATACTTTTTCTGGAAATGTCTGGTGGAGGTCTGGTTCCAAACACTGTTACTTATAACACACTAATAGATGGTTTTTGCAAGCGGGGCAGAATACACGATGCACAAAAGCTGTTTGCCACGATGCAAGTTTGTGGTCAACTTCCAGATGTTCAAACTTATGCTATTTTACTTGATGGTCTGTGTAAAGACCAACAACTTTCTAAGGCAATTGAATTGTTTGAAGAAATGAAGGGCAAGAGATTGGATCCAAATATCGTGGTTTACAGTATTCTTATTGAAGGATTGTGCATAAGTGGAAAAGTTGAATGCGCAAAGGATCTCTTTAGCAGTTTGTTTTCAAAAGGACTTCAGCCTAATGTCAGGACATTTACCATAATGATTACTGGACTTTGTAATGCAGGCCTAATAAGTGAAGTGGAAAATTTGTTTacagaaatggaagagaaaggCTGTTCTCCAGATGGTTGCGCCTATAACACAATTATCCGGGGGTTTTTCAAGAAGAATGAAACGTCAAGAGCGATGAGACTTATCCATGAAATGGTGGAGAGGGGCTGGTTTGCAGATGCGTCGACTacataa